Proteins encoded in a region of the Corvus hawaiiensis isolate bCorHaw1 chromosome 18, bCorHaw1.pri.cur, whole genome shotgun sequence genome:
- the PSMD9 gene encoding 26S proteasome non-ATPase regulatory subunit 9 → MAEPGGGRPVTVSDVQQLVRRKDEIEAQIKACYELLEGQKGVGMHEPLVDAEGFPRADIDLYQVRTARHNIICLQNDHKALMKQVEEALHKLHAREKEKHAKDEAEALAEAMSQNQSLPQAFAKVNAVTPGSPASVSGLQVDDEIVEFGSVNVNNFQNLQNIATVVQHSEGRPLSVTVIRSGRKVHVGLTPKRWAGKGLLGCNIIPLQR, encoded by the exons ATGGCGGAGCCTGGCGGGGGCCGCCCCGTCACCGTCAGCGACGTCCAGCAGCTGGTGCGGCGCAAGGACGAGATCGAGGCGCAGATCAAGGCCTGCTACGAGCTGCTGGAGGGG CAAAAGGGCGTCGGGATGCACGAGCCGCTGGTGGACGCCGAGGGCTTCCCCCGCGCAGACATCGACCTGTACCAAGTGCGCACCGCCCGGCACAACATCATct GTTTGCAGAATGATCACAAGGCCCTGATGAAGCAGGTGGAGGAAGCTCTACACAAGCTGCACGCCCGGGAGAAGGAGAAACACGCCAAGGATGAGGCGGAGGCCTTGGCCGAGGCCATGAGCCAGAACCAGAGCCTGCCCCAGGCCTTTGCCAAAGTGAACGCCGTGACCCCAGGCTCTCCTGCCAGCGTCTCG GGACTTCAAGTTGATGATGAGATTGTGGAGTTTGGATCTGTCAATGTAAACAACTTCCAAAACCTGCAGAACATCGCCACGGTGGTGCAGCACAGTGAGGGG AGACCCCTGAGTGTGACTGTGATCCGCAGTGGTAGAAAGGTGCACGTGGGGCTGACTCCGAAGCgctgggctgggaagggtcTCCTGGG CTGCAATATCATTCCCTTACAAAGATGA
- the CFAP251 gene encoding LOW QUALITY PROTEIN: cilia- and flagella-associated protein 251 (The sequence of the model RefSeq protein was modified relative to this genomic sequence to represent the inferred CDS: inserted 1 base in 1 codon), translated as MFQDRQMAQEMEDPLAAAREKEGAPEDTGEPPMCPPSSPLGYREQHTQHKGFASLVWAAMPGMLFRKNRDSSLHPLNLSWVFGYNSSLAVHSLMDGEDRVLLYVSSHIVVIHDILGNKQYHLQGHTNVISCLCVSEDKRWVATADRGPDALIIVWDSYSGVPVRTIFESHPEDGVCAIAISQDAKYLVTISAGTVQKVCVWRWTLPTEKPMCSTELKPEFGHQDYVIFNPQNPQEFVSNSKTQVIFYLWDDAGLQYRAPFLSNQTFKCLVGQFSQSVFHFNNAQALTGTSAGKLVVWDMDNPRTLPEELPAKPHGITATKVVSMQKESLTVLKVLESCVVTGDVKGQVKFYDGQLRLLTIYSHDKVGPIRSISFSTILRDPPGASPDSSKPFLTRNFILSTSDATMFHVATDSTNFERIMKEVKKAVNAIACHPQEPLVAAGSHCGLLKVWDYKETQYLVSRIFTEAGIQCLAYDPEGYLLAAGFTDGSVYILDAISLQSICEKFQFSQGPVTHISFSYDSKYLATADENHSVTVYKRVLQNGSRCWEHLAGLDSHYKPIRSILFGVHLDSNEPRLLSLGEDRQLVEYDLNSSIKDHLVVTHRDRLEQAAVPLCLAWYPQLSTESFFLTANSCYKMKLYNVTTKMCRKTVLGPTYGSPLEKIQILPRTSSADPQQHYLVYITKDKVGLQILPVDGNPHKSSAFICHPDGASDFATSHDGRYIFTAGGKERTFMKWKVNLPALDAAAFLGGEDLIPFYNLLNGGREGEFFRELEDYFYYVQLCSQGIDTMEKRQVSTHIPLEEIPSVMRAIGFYPSEEEIEEMINEVKFSKYADTGEQVIKINLGDFIKLYINHRPALGLSMKTIQRAFQVLGYDNEKGDKVIDTGDFLSLLQCRGEQMTEDELAECLITLLGRRPREGGSEPDTCDPTGAAALTEEIPAEITTEVFVADILSLPIAKPEKKNRRKENXSLIYRDSES; from the exons ATGTTCCAGGACAGACAGATGGCTCAGGAGATGGAG GATCCccttgctgctgccagggagaaggaaggagcacCAGAGGATACTGGAGAACCACCGATGTGTCCCCCATCATCTCCTTTAG GCTACAGGGAGCAGCACACGCAGCATAAAGGCTTTGCCAGCTTGGTGTGGGCGGCCATGCCGGGGATGCTGTTCCGGAAGAACAGGGACAGCAGCCTTCACCCCCTT AACCTGTCCTGGGTGTTTGGCTACAACAGCAGCCTGGCCGTGCACAGCCTGATGGACGGGGAGGACCGGGTGCTCCTGTATGTCTCCTCCCACATAGTGGTCATCCATGACATCCTGGGGAACAAGCAGTACCACCTGCAG GGCCACACAAATGTCATCTCTTGCCTGTGTGTGAGTGAAGACAAACGCTGGGTCGCAACCGCCGACCGAGGGCCAGACGCTCTGATCATCGTGTGGGACTCCTACTCTGG GGTACCCGTGCGCACCATCTTCGAGAGTCATCCGGAGGACGGGGTCTGTGCCATTGCCATTTCCCAGGATGCCAAGTATTTGGTGACCATTAGTGCTGGTACTGTGCAG AAAGTTTGTGTTTGGAGATGGACTTTGCCCACAGAGAAACCCatgtgcagcacagagctgaagcCTGAGTTTGGGCATCAG GATTATGTCATTTTTAACCCTCAGAATCCCCAGGAGTTTGTCAGCAACAGCAAAACCCAGGTGATATTTTACCTGTGG GATGATGCAGGTTTGCAGTACAGGGCACCATTCCTGAGCAACcag ACCTTCAAGTGCCTGGTGGGACAGTTCAGCCAGtcagttttccattttaacAACGCCCAAGCTCTGACGGGCACCTCAGCCGGGAAGCTGGTGGTGTGGGACATGGACAATCCCCGCACTCTCCCCGAGGAACTGCCAGCCAAACCCCACGGAATAACAGCCACCAAAGTGGTGTCAATGCAGAAGGAGAGTCTTACCGTGCTCAAAGTGTTGGAGAG CTGTGTAGTCACAGGTGATGTGAAAGGGCAGGTTAAATTCTATGATGGGCAGCTGCGGCTCCTCACCATCTACAGCCATGACAAAGTGGGTCCCATCCGGTCCATCTCGTTCTCCACAATCCTTCGTGATCCTCCCGGTGCCTCCCCAGACAGCAGCAAGCCCTTTCTCACCAG GAACTTTATCCTTTCAACCTCTGATGCAACCATGTTCCATGTTGCAACAGACAGCACAAACTTTGAAAGAATCATGAAAGAGGTGAAGAAAGCTGTGAATGCCATTGCCTGCCACCCGCAGGAGCCACTCGTGGCTGCGGGGAGTCACTGTGGGCTGCTGAAGGTGTGGGACTACAAGGAGACCCAGTACCTCGTTAGCAGGATATTCACTGAGGCTGGCATCCAGTGCTTAGCTTATGACCCTGAAG GTTATTTGCTGGCTGCTGGTTTTACTGATGGAAGCGTTTACATCCTTGATGCAATTTCCCTTCAGTCCATCTGCGAAAAATTCCAGTTCTCGCAAGGTCCTGTGACTCACATCAGCTTCTCTTACGATTCCAAGTACCTCGCAACTGCT GATGAGAATCATTCAGTGACTGTTTACAAGAGAGTCCTGCAGAATGGGAGCAGATGCTGGGAACACCTGGCAGGGCTGGACTCCCACTACAAACCCATCCGGAGCATCCTCTTTGGGGTCCACTTGGACAGCAACGAGCCCAGGCTCCTGAGCCTTGGGGAGGACCGGCAGCTG GTTGAATATGACCTGAACAGCAGCATCAAGGACCACTTGGTGgtcacacacagggacaggctggagcaggctgcggTGCCCCTGTGCTTGGCCTGGTACCCACAGCTCAGCACCGAGTCCTTTTTCCTCACTGCCAACAGCTGCTACAAAATGAAGCTCTACAATGTGACAACCAAAATGTGCAG AAAGACCGTTTTGGGACCAACCTATGGCTCCCCCTTGGAGAAGATACAAATCCTCCCTAGGACAAGCTCTGCGGACCCCCAGCAACACTACCTGGTGTACATTACAAAGGACAAG gTGGGCTTGCAGATTCTGCCTGTCGATGGCAACCCCCACAAGTCCTCAGCCTTCATTTGCCACCCAGACGGTGCCTCTGACTTTGCCACCTCCCATGACGGGCGTTACATCTTTACAGCCGGGGGGAAGGAGCGCACTTTTATGAAATGGAAGGTCAACCTACC TGCcttggatgctgctgctttcctgggtgGGGAGGACTTGATCCCATTCTACAACCTCCTGAATGGTGGCAGAGAAGGGGAATTCTTCAGG GAACTGGAGGACTATTTTTACTACGTACAGCTGTGCAGCCAAGGTATCGATACAATGGAGAAGAGACAGGTGTCAACACATATTCCCTTGGAGGAAATTCCTTCTGTAATGAGAGCAATAGGATTTTATCCATCAGAGGAAGAG ATTGAAGAAATGATAAATGAGGTAAAATTCAGCAAGTATGCGGATACTGGAGAACAAGTGATAAAAATCAATTTAGGGGATTTTATCAAACTTTACATAAATCATCGACCTGCACTTGGCTTGTCAATGAAAACCATACAACGAGCATTTCAGGTTCTTGGTTACGATAATGAGAAGGGAGACAAAGTTATTGACACAGGAGACTTCCTGTCACTGCTTCAGTGCAGAG
- the HPD gene encoding 4-hydroxyphenylpyruvate dioxygenase has protein sequence MTSYTDKGEKPQRGRFIHFHSITFWVGNAKQAASYYCNKLGFEELAYRGLETGSREVVSHVIKQDKIVFVFSSALNPGNEEMGEHLVKHGDGVKDVAFEVEDCDFIVQKAKERGAVVVKEPWVEQDKFGKVKFAVIQTYGDTTHTLIEKLNYKGLFLPGYQPPLFKDPLLPKLPSTKLSFVDHVVGNQPDLQMVPVADWYQKNLFFHRFWSVDDKQLHTEFSALRSIVVTNYEETIKMPINEPAPGKKKSQIQEYIDYYGGAGVQHIALNTPDIISAITNLKQRGMQFMDVPSTYYQVLRERLKTAKIKVKENIDKLAELKILVDFDEKGYLLQIFTKPVQDRPTVFLEVIQRHNHQGFGAGNFKSLFEAIEMDQDARGNLTVLEPNGETKFM, from the exons ATG aCGTCTTACACAGACAAGGGAGAAAAG cCCCAACGAGGCCGCTTCATCCATTTCCACTCCATCACCTTCTGGGTCGGCAATGCCAAGCAG GCTGCATCCTACTACTGTAACAAGCTGGGGTTTGAGGAGCTGGCGTACCGGGGGCTGGAGactggcagcagggaggtggTGTCACACGTCATCAAGCAGGACAAG attgtgtttgttttctcgTCTGCTCTGAACCCAGGCAATGAGG aGATGGGGGAGCACCTGGTGAAGCATGGTGATGGGGTGAAGGACGTCGCCTTCGAAGTGGAGGACTGTGACTTCATCGTGCAG AAAGCCAAGGAGCGTGGggctgtggtggtgaaggagcCGTGGGTGGAGCAAGATAAATTTGGGAAGGTGAAGTTTGCAGTGATCCAGACG TACGGTGACACCACCCACACCTTGATAGAAAAGCTCAACTACAAGGGCCTGTTCCTCCCAGGGTACCAACCGCCCCTCTTCAAGGACCCCCTGCTGCCCAAGTT ACCGAGCACCAAGCTCAGCTTTGTTGATCACGTTGTGGGGAACCAGCCCGACCTCCAGATGGTCCCAGTGGCGGACTG GTACCAGAAGAACCTGTTCTTCCACCGCTTCTGGTCAGTGGATGACAAGCAGCTGCACACCGAGTTCAGTGCCCTGCGCTCCATCGTGGTCACCAACTACGAGGAGACCATCAAGATGCCCATCAATGAGCCAGCACCTGGCAAGAAGAAATCCCAGATTCAG GAATATATTGATTACTACGGAGGGGCCGGAGTCCAGCACATCGCACTGAACACCCCCGACATCATCTCAGCA aTCACCAACCTGAAGCAGCGGGGCATGCAGTTCATGGATGTGCCCTCCACCTACTACCAAGTGCTGCGGGAGAGGCTCAAAACGGCCAAAATCAAAGTGAAGGAGAACATTGACAAGCTGGCG gaaCTGAAAATCCTGGTGGATTTCGATGAAAAAGGCTACTTGCTCCAGATCTTCACCAAACCAGTTCAAGACAGACCCACGGTCTTTTTGGAGGTGATCCAGAGGCACAATCACCAG GGCTTTGGTGCCGGGAACTTCAAGTCTCTGTTTGAAGCCATAGAAATGGATCAGGATGCCAGAGGAAACCTGACTGTCCTGGAGCCCAACGGGGAGACCAAGTTCATGTAG